A stretch of Lathyrus oleraceus cultivar Zhongwan6 chromosome 6, CAAS_Psat_ZW6_1.0, whole genome shotgun sequence DNA encodes these proteins:
- the LOC127094232 gene encoding uncharacterized protein LOC127094232 — MVERVILTPKNYDIHMLNDMIINKFSGDEHILLSFDEVDGDTHNLYQQEYLHTIAPGHNAGKIAFLSRIKIKTTDGAGLPFVLIRKQFSVKLSLTITINKSQGQTIPNVGIYLPRHVFSHGQFETGDISDFDSMVDIPIKQQYHLMSLLMFMFICLINCEKCFFILILSKSSYGFE, encoded by the exons ATGGTGGAAAGAGTCATACTTACTCCCAAAAATTATGATATACATATGTTGAATGACATGATTATTAATAAGTTTTCTGGAGATGAACATATTTTGTTATCTTTTGACGAGGTTGATGGTGATACTCATAATCTATATCAACAGGAATACTTACACACAATTGCTCCTG GCCACAACGCTGGAAAAATAGCTTTCTTGTCAAGAATTAAGATCAAAACCACTGATGGTGCGGGACTTCCTTTTGTGCTTATTAGAAAACAGTTTTCtgtcaaactaagtttgacaatCACTATAAATAAATCACAAGGACAAACCATTCCAAATGTCGGAATTTATCTTCCACGACATGTTTTCAGTCACGGACAATT TGAAACGGGAGATATTTCTGATTTCGATTCCATGGTTGACATTCCTATTAAACAACAATATCACTTAATGTCTTTGTTAATGTTTATGTTTATTTGCTTAATAAACTGTGAGAAATgtttttttattcttattttatCTAAATCTTCTTATGGTTTTGAGTAA